The genomic DNA CCACACACTTTTTTGAAATTCCGTTCCTTCAAAATATAACGGAAGATCAAACTTTTTTCTTTCTCCGGAAAAATACTCATTCATCTGCTTCAAAGCTTTATCAAGAACTTCCGATCCTTTGTCATTTTCTTTAATTATATCTGAAAAGCTCACCGAAAGTACATATTCTTCACTGCAGATTATTTTTATTATTCCTGCGGAAACTTTGATATATCCTGTATATTTATTCATAAATACCTCCTG from Sebaldella termitidis ATCC 33386 includes the following:
- a CDS encoding methylated-DNA--[protein]-cysteine S-methyltransferase, which translates into the protein MNKYTGYIKVSAGIIKIICSEEYVLSVSFSDIIKENDKGSEVLDKALKQMNEYFSGERKKFDLPLYFEGTEFQKSVWNELRKIPYGTTVSYKDIAEGINNEKAVRAVGNANNKNKIMIIVPCHRVIGKNGKLVGFAGGLDKKEFLLEHEKKFM